From a single Cryptococcus neoformans var. neoformans B-3501A chromosome 3, whole genome shotgun sequence genomic region:
- a CDS encoding hypothetical protein (Match to ESTs gb|CF194051.1|CF194051, gb|CF182820.1|CF182820, gb|CF182819.1|CF182819; HMMPfam hit to Proteasome, Proteasome A-type and B-type, score: 156.2, E(): 6.9e-44), whose translation MECSFGITGKDYVILASDMGAGRSIVRMKSDENKLKTLGPHLAMAFSGEPGDTNNFAEYIERNMRLYNIRNHFPLLPPAASAWVRRTLAEAIRSRHPYAVNLLLGGFDTTTSKPHLYWIDYLGTKAIVPYAAHGMGVYVSLSTMDKWWYEDMDKKEGVDLLRKCIDETEKRLTIKFDFNCILIDKNGIHKVDLSQADPIANIQEHPQETEVEAPHPPIEVGISA comes from the exons ATGGAGTGCTCATTCGGTATTACTG GCAAAGACTATGTCATCCTCGCCTCAGACATGGGTGCGGGACGATCCATCGTCCGTATGAAGTCTGACGAgaacaagctcaagacCTTGGGTCCCCACCTCGCCATGGCTTTTAGCGGTGAACCCGGAGATACAAACAATTTTGCCGAGTATATCGAGAGGAATATGCGACTGTACAACATCCG AAACCATTTcccgcttcttccaccaGCAGCCTCCGCTTGGGTCCGACGTACTCTTGCAGAAGCTATTCGATCCCGACACCCCTATGCTGTtaacctccttcttggtgGGTTCGATACCACCACCTCAAAACCCCACTTGTACTGGATCGATTATCTCGGTACCAAGGCGATTGTCCCTTATGCTGCGCATGGTATGGGTGTGTATGTTAGTTTGAGTACGATGGATAAGTGGTGGTACGAGGATatggacaagaaggagggtgtCGACTTGTTGAGAAAGTGTATTGACGAGACGGAGAAGC GTCTCACAATCAAGTTCGACTTTAACTGCATCCTCATTGACAAGAACGGTATCCACAAGGTTGACCTTTCCCAAGCAGACCCCATCGCCAACATCCAGGAACACCCACAAGAAACCGAGGTTGAAGCGCCTCATCCCCCCATAGAAGTTGGTATATCCGCCTAA
- a CDS encoding hypothetical protein (Match to ESTs gb|CF187183.1|CF187183, gb|CF194925.1|CF194925, gb|CF185927.1|CF185927): MLREAKVGLDTPSSAPRAFSGVSRRIWLLVAVVLGIFTFSRLLFPAHDPLSSLGVGLLTSKDYLNASATDPAPFEFCPVFGPGDEVAARRGQWGLLRSRLHMGSGARVQRVVQKAMAGLPVTISVLGGSVSACHGAGNDPVSPGCYPAQFFDWWNSVFPHPSSELTNGASRRTDSAYFAYCSTHHLPDQTDLVILEFDASDPNDPEWLAHFELLVRSILVRPDQPAVIVLGHFSPQIQAQNGFAGPELLHTVVAQFYDVPHISAKGVLYGDYLAEPEAARNTFFTDPILANPTGHGVIADVLISYMQSQICAGWAATMGHAFDVPYMGAPALEDNLAGAGIQSEEDLESEGGGLAAKLRAIKVPQAMLSDRPSDILKFREVAPFCVSANDLVNPLPPSHFYGSGWHAYHPSKGASDDEKHYWYSEIGGSKMRVPVTLSAGDVAIYYLQSPAENPLGRAACWVDDNFASAVELSGVSDVQEATPTLTLIDENVSTGSHYVECVLLGKEGEKTAPFKMLGVFGT; this comes from the exons ATGCTCAGAGAAGCCAAGGTCGGACTCGACACCCCGTCTTCCGCCCCCCGCGCCTTTTCCG GTGTGTCCCGCCGCATATGGCTCCTGGTCGCCGTCGTCCTAGGCATATTCACCTTCTCccgtctcctcttcc CCGCGCACGACCCCCTCTCGTCCCTCGGCGTAGGCCTCCTTACCTCAAAAGACTATCTCAACGCGTCCGCCACAGACCCCGCCCCATTCGAGTTCTGTCCCGTGTTTGGGCCCGGCGACGAGGTTGCCGCCAGGCGGGGGCAGTGGGGGCTGCTGAGAAGCAGACTGCACATGGGCAGCGGCGCCCGCGTGCAGAGAGTGGTCCAGAAGGCCATGGCCGGATTGCCCGTCACGATCAGTGTCCTGGGCGGCTCAG TGTCCGCATGCCACGGTGCTGGCAACGACCCGGTATCGCCCGGATGCTACCCAGCGCAGTTCTTTGACTGGTGGAACTCGGTTTTCCCGCACCCGTCCTCGGAACTTACAAACGGAGCCTCGCGACGTACCGACTCTGCCTACTTTGCGTACTGCTCCACCCACCACCTGCCTGATCAAACCGATCTCGTCATTCTCGAGTTTGATGCGTCTGACCCCAA CGACCCCGAATGGCTCGCTCATTTCGAGCTGCTCGTCAGAAGCATCCTCGTGAGACCTGATCAGCCCGCTGTTATCGTTTTGGGACACTTTTCGCCTCAAATCCAGGCCCAAAATGGTTTCGCCGGTCCCGAGTTATTACATACCGTGGTGGCGCAGTTCTACGACGTCCCCCATATCAG CGCCAAGGGAGTCTTATATGGCGACTACCTCGCTGAACCCGAAGCGGCTCGAaacaccttcttcaccgaCCCTATCCTCGCCAACCCTACCGGCCACGGAGTCATTGCCGATGTCCTCATTTCTTACATGCAGTCTCAAATATGTGCCGGATGGGCCGCCACTATGGGCCACGCATTCGATGTTCCTTATATGGGTGCACCAGCGCTCGAAGATAATCTCGCCGGTGCGGGCATTCAGAGTGAGGAAGACCTAGAGTCCGAGGGAGGTGGCTTGGCCGCCAAGTTGCGAGCAATCAAGGTGCCGCAGGCGATGCTCTCCGACCGTCCCAGTGATATCCTCAAGTTCCGAGAAGTTGCGCCTTTTTGTGTCTCTGCGAACGATTTGGTGAACCCTTTGCCCCCAAGCCACTTTTACGGCTCCGGATGGCATGCATACCACCCAAGTAAAGGAGCCTCAGACGACGAGAAGCATTACTGGTATTCTGAGATTGGTGGTAGTAAGATGAGAGTGCCTGTGACGTTGAGCGCGGGCGATGTGGCTATTTATTATTTACA GAGCCCCGCCGAGAATCCCTTGGGTCGAGCGGCTTGCTGGGTGGATGACAACTTTGCGAGCGCAGTAGAATTGAGCGGAGTATCTGATGTGCAGGAAGCCACGCCCAC ATTAACTTTGATCGACGAGAATGTCTCGACTGGATCGCACTACGTGGAATGTGTTCTGCTTGGtaaagaaggcgaaaagaCGGCACCTTTCAAGATGCTTGGAGT CTTTGGGACCTAG
- a CDS encoding hypothetical protein (HMMPfam hit to Psf2, Partner of SLD five, PSF2, score: 152.0, E(): 1.3e-42): MALPKTLHPALTPDELAFLAEHDHISIVPLFSMTRVRLISGIYGPFRPPSASRVPLWLGLSLKKKRKCRIVPPEWLSAERLQAFLRDEKENSEGFERLPRRFMEISKVLLDIASDDLSQPTLLRSLLKDIREVRQAKIRMGLQSEDVLQNDYLQVMPFSSLCPVALRRHLTRYGIGDQSHSLGTV; encoded by the exons ATGGCCCTCCCCAAGACGCTCCACCCGGCGCTCACCCCCGACGAGCTCGCCTTCCTCGCAGAACACGACCATATCAGCATCGTCCCGCTCTTCTCCATGACGCGGGTCCGGCTCATCAGC GGTATATATGGGCCATTCAGGCCGCCTTCAGCTTCTAGAGTCCCGCTGTGGCTCGGCCTGTCcctcaagaagaagaggaaatgcAGAATAGTGCCGCCCGAATGGCTTTCTGCCG AGAGATTACAAGCATTCCTCAGAGACGAAAAGGAGAATTCTGAAGGGTTTGAGCGATTACCGCGGCGGTTTATGGAGATCAGCAAGGTCTTGCTGGACAT CGCATCGGACGACTTATCTCAACCCACTCTTCTCCGGTCATTATTAAAAGACATTCGAGAAGTCAGGCAAGCAAAAATTAGGATGGGCCTGCAGAGCGAGGATGTCTTGCAAAACGACTATCTCCAGGTAatgcccttttcctcgctGTGCCCCGTGGCCTTGCGACGCCATTTGACTAGATACGGTATAGGTGACCAATCTCACTCCCTTGGAACTGTGTGA
- a CDS encoding hypothetical protein (HMMPfam hit to Ras, Ras family, score: 296.5, E(): 3.9e-86), which translates to MATTRNIKCVVVGDGAVGKTCLLISYTTNAFPGEYVPTVFDNYSSQVIVDGMTVSLGLWDTAGQEDYDRLRPLSYPQTDVFLLCFSVVSPASFENVRTKWYPEIQHHSPGTPIILVGTKLDLRDDPMQIEKLRERRQAPIGYSQGSSMANDIKAAKYLECSALTQKNLKSVFDEAIRTVLNPNRRAGKAKKSSGCLVM; encoded by the exons ATGGCTACTACTAGAAACATCAAGT GTGTTGTCGTTGGCGACGGTGCCGTTGGAAAG ACATGTCTTCTTATCAGTTACACAACCAATGCTTTCCCGGGAGAATATGTCCCAACAGTTTTTGACAACTACTCGAGCCAGGTGATTGTAGATGGTATGACGGTATCTTTGGGACTGTGGGATACAGCCGGTCAAGAAGATTACGA CCGTCTTCGACCTTTATCCTACCCGCAGACTGatgtcttccttctctgctTTTCCGTCGTCTCCCCTGCTTCCTTTGAAAACGTCCGAACCAAA TGGTATCCTGAAATTCAGCACCATT cACCAGGAACTCCTATCATCCTTGTCGGTACCAAGCTCGATTTGAGAGACGACCCTATGCAGATTGAAAAACTGAGGGAACGAAGGCAAGCGCCCATTGGATATTCTCAA GGCTCATCTATGGCGAATGACATCAAGGCTGCCAAG TACCTCGAATGCTCGGCTTTGACGCAGAAGAACCTCAAGTCTGTTTTTGACGAGGCTATCCGGACGGTCC TCAACCCTAATCGACGAGCGGgcaaggcgaagaagagcagcgGATGTCTTGTCATGTAA
- a CDS encoding hypothetical protein (Match to EST gb|CF188189.1|CF188189; HMMPfam hit to dCMP_cyt_deam, Cytidine and deoxycytidylate deaminase zinc-binding region, score: 79.0, E(): 1.2e-20) — protein sequence MSIQSLDLSSEVLDKLFSTAVIYRDRAYAPYSKFRVGAALLGADGRLYGGCNVENASYGAGICAERTAVVKAVSESQQSFLAVAVVSDIPSPSCSPCGICRQFLREFVSLDTPIFYVSGEYPVNASPSFLADINGKEAKKYILQTTMGEILPHSFGPDHLLMRT from the exons ATGTCCATACAGTCCCTTGATCTTTCCTCCGAAGTTCTTGATAAGCTTTTCAGTACAGCGGTAATCT ATCGTGACAGAGCTTATGCCCCGTACTCCAAGTTCAG GGTCGGTGCTGCTCTTTTGGGTGCTGATGGACGGCTTTATGGTGGCTGTAACGTCGAGAATGCATCATATG GCGCTGGTATCTGTGCAGAGCGCACTGCAGTTGTGAAGGCAGTC AGTGAAAGTCAACAAAGCTTTCTTGCAGTCGCTGTGGTGTC CGATATTCCCTCCCCATCCTGTTCACCCTGCGGCATCTGTCGTCAGTTCCTTCGGGAATTTGTTTCACTTGATACTCCCATCTTCTATGTATCCGGAGAATACCCGGTCAACGCGTCCCCATCATTCCTGGCCGATATAAACGGAAAGGAGGCAAAGAAATACATCCTGCAAACGACAATGGGCGAGATATTGCCCCATTCATTTGGGCCTGATCATTTGCTAATGAGGACTTGA
- a CDS encoding hypothetical protein (Match to ESTs gb|CF190296.1|CF190296, gb|CF186542.1|CF186542, gb|CF186158.1|CF186158; HMMPfam hit to DUF933, Protein of unknown function (DUF933), score: 396.4, E(): 3.3e-116): MSSRLLVTSLGPTRSSLLFNASTAVVFSLKPVTLTSFPQVPLKPFSTSFAPCAKLKKMAPKKKVVEEKKIRLGRPGNNLKVGIVGLPNVGKSSFFNTLSQTDLGKAANFPYATIDPEEARIPVPDERFDWLCSVYKPASKVPAFLTCIDIAGLTAGASTGAGLGNAFLSHVRAVDGIFQVVRAFDDAEVIHVEGDVDPLRDMQIISTELRLKDIEWVEKELDRLKKSSKNLGSVSLADKARKEEMATVEKILHTLVDENKDVRKGTWTSKEVEVINGLTLLTSKPITYLVNLSERDFIRKKNKWLPKVKAWIDENNPGDALIPFSVALEERLVSMSDEEKAAEGEALGLGPKNPSALGKITTSGYSSLDLIRYFTCGPDEVRAWTVRKGIKAPQAAGVIHSDFENKFVCGEIMSYDDLKEYGTEAAVKAAGKLRQQGKPYEIVDGDICYWKSGA, translated from the exons ATGTCATCTCGCCTCCTTGTAACATCACTCGGACCAACAAGATCGTCGCTTTTATTCAACGCCTCGACCGCTGTTGTATTCTCTCTCAAGCCAGTAACTCTTACTTCGTTCCCACAAGTTCCCCTTAAACCTTTCTCTACATCTTTCGCTCCTTGCGCAAAGTTAAAAAAGATGGCccccaagaagaaggtcgtcgaggaaaagaaaatcaGGCTTGGCCGACCTGGTAACAACTTGAAG GTCGGTATTGTCGGTTTGCCCAACGTCGGCAAGTCCTCTTTCTTTAACACTCTTTCCCAAACAGATCTGGGTAAAGCCGCCAATTTCCCTTATGCTACCAT CGATCCTGAAGAGGCCCGTATTCCCGTCCCTGACGAGCGATTTGACTGGCTTTGCTCTGTTTACAAGCCTGCAAGCAAGGTTCCTGCCTTCCTCACTTGTATTGATATTGCTGGTTTGACCGCTGGTGCCTCTACCGGTGCAGGTCTTGGTAATGCCTTCTTGTCCCACGTCCGAGCCGTCGATGGTATTTTCCAGGTGGTCAGAGCATTTGATGATGCCGAAGTTATTCACGTCGAGGGTGACGTTGATCCTCTTCGTGACATGCAAATCATCAGTACCGAGTTAAGGTTGAAGGACATTGAATGGGTAGAGAAGGAATTGGATAGGTTGAAGAAATCTAGCAAGAACTTGGGTAGCGTCAGTCTCGCTGACAAGGCcagaaaggaggaaatg GCGACTGTTGAGAAGATCTTGCACACCTTGGTCGACGAGAATAAAGATGTTCGAAAAGGTACCTGGACTAGTAAGGAA GTTGAGGTAATCAACGGTCTTACTCTTCTTACATCCAAGCCCATCACCTATCTTGTGAATCTCTCTGAGCGAGACTTTATCcgcaagaagaacaagtgGCTTCCCAAGGTCAAGGCTTGGATTGACGAGAACAACCCCGGAGACGCTCTCATTCCTTTTTCAGTTGCCCTTGAAGAGCGACTTGTCTCCATGtctgatgaggaaaaggcTGCTGAGGGTGAAGCATTGGGCTTGGGTCCCAAGAATCCCAGTGCTTTGGGGAAGATCACAACTTCTGGTTACTCCAGTCTTGATTTGATCCGATATTTCACTTGCGGTCCTGACGAGGTCCGGGCATGGACCGTTCGAAAGGGTATCAAGGCCCCCCAAGCCGCTGGTGTCATTCA CTCCGACTTCGAGAACAAATTTGTTTGTGGTGAAATTATGTCTTACGATGACTTGAAGGAATACGGCACTGAAGcggctgtcaaggctgctGGTAAGCTGAGGCAGCAAGGTAAGCCTTACGAGATCGTCGACGGTGACATCTGTTACTGGAAGTCTGGTGCTTAG
- a CDS encoding hypothetical protein (HMMPfam hit to Zn_clus, Fungal Zn(2)-Cys(6) binuclear cluster domain, score: 40.2, E(): 5.6e-09), whose product MSRRHLRSHTGDRPYECKECPLRFARSDLLSRHVNKAHRAPDEGPSDKKPTKKGRRKSVPASSHSALTKIRIEEQEEEQRRQLLQRQQFQRQQQQQQEEQQQLLQQQIQQEAAAVRERSKSESLNQQPHLQALRMYPHHPLLASRPVQPSIASNSWNTNPSGSFAAAGMMAMSPPFDPTIQRLGGNLQPFQGQPFLVGQLPNDPPFTGQPMRLSGSDQGMKAADGPSASVFYEWGMKKRACDQCNHSKVRCDFADPCLRCRQRNLSCSYRKPPKLSTTMAPPPAPYNLPLNTSSTTVSPTSPYSSPNSSTSVLAPTEPISYRKPSVASLPPNLGNVPNQSNAQSVPWVSYQNTMGTTWPSPQAQTTYSIPDGTAPGSITGQFVESPGAVHPALPPYSSQSKARAEHSLSPHRLSMTQTPSLVDSIDTSSEMDMDDPAERRGSHNSFTSSVPRTQWGSKGKEVEGVLRLLPNTGAFEQNTSPTQTASNQVSPVPSSESAWDKAMEQMTIQDPQKNMAVVGEIADGSVPTVPQISETASEGTQELPGLIGPNAEESPMVPTLSDVKDLWRFFMTEPMTGLTPAGEKLNELDNLPVVTPRPGMGKRTFSKSSSMPDLQSPLVTGPAFFSTFLSGMTPKPTEAQHSYMPSHWAERDHSSVTEGLDEPDMGKWNKEIEQRQSSFSLGKPNAKLGKGKPDTLSGINDAPIQPPATQPIRPLPSVVQRSSALDQTLAPERLPSFGLTPGFEIQQNPLLSKLGLASADARTGSKRMASSTLVNDHRKATFTVWDEDGPATQGQGNGAGYGAESKALAGGGALGVSTAQGKGLQQSPFKSWALNTSAGAS is encoded by the exons ATGTCCC GTCGACACCTGAGATCGCATACCGGCGATAGGCCCTACGAATGCAAAGAATGTCCCCTGCGGTTTGCCAGAAG TGACCTTCTTTCGCGCCATGTCAATAAAGCACATAGGGCTCCTGATGAAGGGCCCAGCGACAAGAAACCGACtaaaaagggaagaaggaaatcaGTCCCAGCCTCAAGCCACTCAGCACTCACCAAAATCAGAattgaagaacaagaagaagagcagcgACGACAATTGCTTCAGCGACAACAGTTTCAGcgacagcaacagcagcaacaggaggagcagcagcagctaTTACAGCAGCAAATACAACAAGAAGCCGCGGCAGTAAGGGAACGGTCCAAGAGCGAAAGTCTCAATCAGCaacctcatcttcaagctctccGAATGTATCCTCATCACCCGCTTCTGGCTTCTAGACCTGTTCAACCATCTATTGCCTCAAATTCCTGGAACACCAATCCAAGCGGCTCTTTCGCCGCAGCGGGCATGATGGCCATGTCACCACCTTTCGACCCTACAATTCAACGCCTCGGAGGAAACTTACAACCTTTCCAAGGCCAACCTTTTTTGGTTGGGCAACTTCCCAATGACCCTCCTTTTACCGGCCAACCTATGAGACTCTCTGGATCAGATCAAGGCATGAAGGCTGCAGACGGGCCTTCAGCTTCAGTCTTCTACGAGTGGggtatgaagaagagggcatgTGATCAGTGCAATCACTCGAAGGTGAGATGCGACTTTGCCGACCCTTGCC TTCGGTGTAGGCAAAGGAACCTGTCATGCTCATATCGCAAACCTCCAAAGCTTTCTACTACCATGGCACCGCCTCCAGCCCCTTACAACCTGCCTTTGAACACAAGCAGCACAACAGTGTCTCCAACGTCGCCGTACTCTTCCCCGAATTCTTCAACTAGTGTCCTGGCTCCCACCGAGCCTATTTCTTACCGAAAACCTTCTGTTgcatcccttcctccaaaccTTGGCAATGTCCCCAATCAGTCAAATGCCCAGTCCGTGCCATGGGTATCTTATCAAAATACCATGGGTACCACCTGGCCATCTCCGCAAGCCCAGACCACATACTCTATCCCTGATGGTACGGCCCCTGGCAGTATTACTGGTCAGTTTGTTGAGTCTCCTGGGGCTGTACATCCAGCGTTGCCGCCATATTCCTCACAGTCAAAAGCTCGAGCTGAACACAGCTTGTCCCCGCATCGGTTGAGCATGACTCAGACACCTTCACTGGTTGACAGTATTGATACTTCTTCAGAGATGGACATGGACGATCCtgctgaaagaagaggcagtCATAACTCGTTTACCAGCTCAGTACCCAGAACTCAATGGGGTAGCAAGGGTAAAGAGGTTGAAGGGGTTTTGAGGTTGCTTCCTAACACCGGTGCTTTTGAGCAGAACACATCTCCTACCCAGACTGCGTCTAACCAGGTGTCGCCCGTCCC ATCTAGCGAAAGTGCATGGGACAAGGCCATGGAACAAATGACAATACAAGATCCACAAAAGAATATGGCCGTAGTTGGTGAGATTGCGGACGGAAGTGTGCCTACTGTTCCACAAATTTCTGAGACCGCATCTGAAGGGACACAAGAGCTGCCTGGCCTTATCGGACCGAATGCTGAAGAATCGCCGATGGTGCCTACCCTTTCCGATGTGAAAGATCTGTGGCGATTTTTCATGACTGAGCCGATGACTGGCTTGACTCCAGCTGGCGAAAAGCTTAATGAACTCGATAATCTACCCGTTGTCACTCCCAGACCAGGCATGGGCAAGCGCACCTTTAGCAAGTCAAGCTCGATGCCCGACCTTCAATCTCCCTTGGTTACTGGACCCGCGTTCTTCTCCACATTCCTGAGCGGTATGACTCCCAAGCCAACAGAAGCCCAGCACTCGTATATGCCCTCGCATTGGGCGGAGAGAGATCACTCCAGTGTCACCGAAGGCCTCGACGAGCCGGACATGGGGAAGTGGAATAAAGAGATTGAACAGAGGCAGTCGTCATTCAGCCTGGGGAAACCGAATGCCAAGTTGGGCAAAGGTAAACCAGATACGTTGTCTGGGATTAATGATGCCCCTATCCAACCCCCTGCGACGCAACCTATTCGGCCTCTTCCCAGTGTCGTCCAGCGTTCTTCTGCCCTTGACCAAACTCTAGCGCCCGAAAGGCTTCCAAGTTTTGGTCTGACACCTGGATTCGAGATTCAACAGAACCCGCTCCTTTCCAAGCTTGGTTTGGCTTCTGCTGATGCCAGGACTGGAAGCAAGCGAATGGCCAGTTCTACATTGGTTAACGACCATAGAAAGGCGACTTTCACCGTATGGGACGAAGATGGACCTGCAACGCAGGGTCAGGGTAATGGGGCAGGTTACGGCGCGGAGAGCAAGGCGCTTGCAGGTGGGGGGGCTTTAGGAGTAAGTACCGCTCAGGGAAAGGGACTTCAACAATCACCATTCAAGAGCTGGGCCCTCAATACTAGTGCCGGAGCAAGTTGA
- a CDS encoding hypothetical protein (Match to ESTs gb|CF186687.1|CF186687, gb|CF192738.1|CF192738, gb|CF187111.1|CF187111; HMMPfam hit to Orn_Arg_deC_N, Pyridoxal-dependent decarboxylase, pyridoxal binding domain, score: 337.3, E(): 2.1e-98; HMMPfam hit to Orn_DAP_Arg_deC, Pyridoxal-dependent decarboxylase, C-terminal sheet domain, score: 145.0, E(): 1.7e-40) — MSSTIIQDYMAPAAPVSTQQSSWAEQQTLQSRSTVSNLIKTLDPATQIPYVPEVALPTPPATTTHSIISNDEEHPALAPVVDIPVHQLVQQTIAASTGVDIDESAFFAADLSAVYQAVQMWRASPIGSRVEIFYAVKCNPSPAVLHLLSLMGTSFDCASSSEINQVLSLPSAPSGDRIIFANPCKPASFIRTAAQRGVSMMTFDNVDELYKVKRICPNAKLVLRMLTDDSKSLCRLGLKFGAPVDSCPGLLKVARQLGLNVVGVSFHVGSGCKDPMQFADAVWRARKVFDMGKEAGYNFDLLDIGGGFERETFAEMTQVLKDSFDLYFPEDSGVRIIAEPGRFLVSSAFTLATSIIASRRAPKAEASQQVQAATQEDTKSADVMYYINDGVYGSFNCIMFDHQIVHPHPLTIGHKLAIAAPPFPPPPNVQLEVDLPVQMGYKDVEKVSVWGPTCDSIDCVRQLVDLPKGMDVGDWIGWGEMGAYTLCAASTFNGFDRSPVLWTTGGNTEDARMVRAILDSFAATSLR, encoded by the exons ATGTCTAGCACCATCATTCAAGACTACATGGCTCCGGCTGCTCCTGTTTCTACTCAACAGTCATCATGGGCCGAGCAACAAACTCTTCAGTCTCGCTCCACTGTTTCGAATCTGATTAAAACACTTGACCCTGCAACACAAATTCCTTACGTCCCCGAAGTCGCGCTTCCGACCCCTCCGGCCACCACTACTCACAGCATCATCTCCAACGATGAAGAGCATCCTGCGCTTGCGCCCGTTGTTGATATCCCGGTTCACCAACTGGTTCAACAGACTATCGCTGCCAGCACCGGTGTCGACATCGATGAGTCGGCTTTCTTTGCTGCCGATTTGAGCGCCGTTTACCAAGCCGTGCAAATGTGGCGCGCATCCCCGATTGGGTCTCGTGTGGAGATTTTCTATGCGGTCAAATGTAACCCTTCGCCTGCCGTCTTGCATCTGCTTTCGCTCATGGGTACTTCTTTCGACTGcgcatcttcatctgaaATCAACCAGGTTCTTTCGCTCCCTAGCGCTCCTTCCGGGGACAGGATTATCTTCGCCAACCCTTGCAAGCCGGCTTCTTTCATTCGCACTGCTGCTCAGCGTGGAGTGAGCATGATGACTTTCGACAACGTCGACGAGCTCTACAAGGTCAAGCGCATTTGCCCCAACGCCAAGCTTGTCCTTCGTATGCTTACAGATGACTCCAAGTCGCTTTGCCGCCTTGGCTTAAAGTTTGGCGCTCCTGTTGATAGTTGCCCTGGTCTTCTCAAGGTTGCTCGTCAGCTTGGTTTGAACGTCGTCGGCGTTTCTTTCCATGTGGGCAGCGGCTGTAAAGATCCTATGCAGTTTGCCGATGCAGTCTGGAGGGCCCGGAAAGTTTTTGACATGGGTAAGGAAGCTGGGTACAATTTTGATTTGCTTGATATCGGAGGTGGTTTCGAAAGGGAGACTTTCGCGGAGATGACTCAGGTTTTGAAGGACAGTTTTGACCTTTATTTCCCAGAAGACAGTGGGGTTAGGATTATTGCTGAGCCTGGTCGATTTTTGGTGTCGAGCG CTTTCACTTTGGCTACTTCTATTATTGCGTCTCGTCGAGCTCCCAAGGCTGAAGCCAGTCAGCAAGTGCAGGCGGCCACTCAGGAGGATACTAAAAGTGCCGATGTGATGT ACTACATCAACGATGGTGTATATGGGTCTTTTAACTGCATCATGTTCGACCACCAAATTGTgcaccctcatcctcttaCTATTGGCCACAAGCTTGCAATTGCAGCCCcacccttccctcctcctcccaatGTCCAACTCGAGGTCGATCTTCCCGTGCAAATGGGCTACAAGGATGTCGAAAAAGTCAGTGTCTGGGGGCCTACCTGCGACTCAATTGATTGTGTGAGGCAATTGgttgatcttcccaagggAATGGATGTCGGAGATTGGATTGGATGGGGTGAGATGGGGGCGTACACTTTGTGCGCAGCCAGCACCTTCAATGG TTTTGACAGGTCTCCCGTTCTCTGGACGACTGGTGGTAACACTGAAGACGCTCGAATGGTGCGAGCGATTCTCGACTCTTTTGCTGCGACTTCTCTCAGATGA